The following proteins are co-located in the Festucalex cinctus isolate MCC-2025b chromosome 15, RoL_Fcin_1.0, whole genome shotgun sequence genome:
- the uhrf2 gene encoding E3 ubiquitin-protein ligase UHRF2: MWIQVRTIDGKETRTVDDLSRLTKIETLRVKIRDIFNVSPQQQRLFYRGKQMEDGQTLFDYNVGLNDIVQLLIRSQTDPPDSTVAAKDPPSVACTSAPAPASAVPRAESPDRPVPVSPAAMETSTDKDNDCSDTAETANETKPDAVAPNNSASTKNGFKPSSPTCNTQPPTSSKNALVDPGIGKYKINELVDCRDVTVGAWFEACVENVSRAPKGPVKGKVGRPPKRTNGKLEGEQGQQPLSPGQSTDTVRNNVNAVNSESNGASTSQTDATEEDFIYHIKYEDYPENGLVEMRAVDVRPRARTLLRWDQLMVGMHVLVNYNMETPEERGFWFDAEIQTLNQASRTNKELRVKILLGGPGDVIGDCKVHFLDEIYQVEKPGAPALSAADGQFKRKSGPECKHCKADPDAECRFCSCCVCGGKQDAHMQLLCDECNMAFHIYCLNPPLATIPDDEDWYCPTCKNDTSEVVKAGEKLKASKKRAKMPSANTESQRDWGKGMACVGRTKECTIVPSNHYGPIPGVPVGTTWKFRVQVSEAGVHRPHVGGIHGRSNDGSYSLVLAGGFEDEVDRGDEFTYTGSGGRDLSGNKRIGEHSFDQTLTHMNRALALNCDAPLNDKDGAESRNWRAGKPVRVVRSSKGRRISKYAPEEGNRYDGIYKVVKYWPEIGKCGYLVWRYLLRRDDLEPAPWTPEGLDRIKKLGLLIQYPPGYQAVMANKTKKEAIARPGRGGRGKHHSGRGRGRGRPRKQAKMEKEEEEEDEEYEHLMAAVEEDEDEQPQSNGDQKTSKDSDRSPASEPPSKRVKVEEAFVLSEQQQQLIGEDTANKKLWDEALGHLAEGPNFLRKMEQIFMCICCQELAFQPITTVCSHNVCKTCLQRSFRAEVYTCPACRHDLGKDYVMTQNKTLQVLLDQFFPGYTKGR; encoded by the exons ATGGAAGATGGCCAGACACTGTTTGACTACAACGTGGGTCTCAATGACATCGTCCAGCTGCTAATTCGCTCTCAAACAGACCCTCCGGATAGCACCGTGGCGGCGAAGGACCCCCCCAGTGTGGCATGCACGTCCGCCCCTGCCCCGGCTTCCGCGGTCCCTCGGGCCGAAAGCCCAGACCGCCCCGTTCCTGTGTCTCCGGCTGCTATGGAAACTTCCACCGATAAAGACAATGACTGCAGCGACACGGCCGAGACTGCCAATGAGACCAAGCCGGACGCCGTTGCCCCCAATAACTCAGCTAGCACCAAAAACGGGTTCAAGCCCTCGAGTCCGACTTGCAACACCCAACCGCCGACATCCAGCAAGAACGCACTGGTGGACCCGGGAATTGGGAAGTACAAA ATTAACGAGCTGGTCGACTGCAGGGACGTGACCGTGGGCGCCTGGTTCGAGGCCTGCGTGGAGAATGTGAGCCGCGCCCCCAAAGGGCCCGTCAAGGGCAAGGTGGGACGGCCCCCCAAAAGGACTAACGGAAAGCTGGAGGGCGAGCAGGGGCAGCAGCCCCTCAGCCCGGGCCAAAGCACGGACACTGTCAGGAATAACGTTAACGCGGTAAACTCCGAGAGCAACGGAGCCTCCACATCGCAGACGGACGCCACTGAAGAGGATTTCATATATCACATTAAATATGAGGA CTACCCGGAGAATGGTCTGGTGGAGATGCGGGCGGTAGACGTGCGGCCACGCGCCAGGACCCTGCTGCGCTGGGACCAGCTCATGGTGGGCATGCACGTTTTAGTCAACTACAACATGGAGACGCCCGAGGAGAGGGGCTTCTGGTTCGACGCGGAAATACAGACTCTCAATCAGGCTTCCCGCACCAACAAGGAGCTCCGAGTCAAGATTCTCCTGGG GGGTCCCGGCGATGTGATCGGAGATTGCAAAGTTCACTTTTTGGATGAAATCTACCAGGTGGAGAAACCAGGCGCTCCGGCGCTGTCAGCTGCAGATGGACAATTTAAAA GAAAGAGCGGGCCGGAGTGCAAGCACTGCAAGGCCGACCCGGACGCCGAGTGCCGCTTCTGCTCGTGCTGCGTGTGCGGCGGCAAGCAGGATGCTCACATGCAGCTGCTCTGCGACGAGTGCAACATGGCCTTCCACATCTACTGCCTCAACCCGCCTCTGGCCACCATCCCGGATGATGAGGACTG GTACTGTCCCACCTGTAAAAATGACACCAGCGAAGTGGTCAAGGCCGGGGAGAAGCTCAAGGCCAGCAAAAAGAGGGCCAAAATGCCATCGGCCAACACCGAGAGCCAACGGGACTGGGGCAAG ggCATGGCCTGTGTGGGACGTACCAAGGAGTGCACCATTGTTCCCTCCAACCACTACGGGCCCATTCCCGGCGTTCCTGTCGGAACCACGTGGAAATTCCGAGTTCAG GTGAGCGAAGCGGGCGTTCACAGGCCGCACGTCGGCGGCATCCACGGTCGCAGTAACGACGGCTCCTACTCGCTTGTGCTGGCGGGGGGCTTTGAGGACGAAGTG GACCGGGGGGATGAGTTCACATACACGGGCAGCGGAGGTCGTGACCTCTCGGGAAACAAGCGCATCGGAGAGCACTCGTTTGACCAGACGTTGACCCACATGAACAG AGCTTTGGCGCTCAACTGCGATGCTCCACTAAATGACAAAGATGGAGCCGAGTCCCGGAACTGGCGGGCCGGGAAGCCGGTGAGAGTGGTGCGCAGCTCCAAAGGCCGTCGCATCAGCAAATACGCCCCCGAGGAGGGAAACCGCTATGACGGCATCTACAAG GTGGTTAAATATTGGCCTGAGATCGGCAAGTGTGGCTACTTGGTGTGGAGGTACCTGCTGAGACGGGACGATCTGGAACCAGCACCCTGGACCCCTGAAGGACTGGACAGGATCAAGAAATTGGGTCTATTGATCCAG taccCACCAGGCTACCAGGCAGTTATGGCGAACAAAACAAAGAAGGAGGCCATCGCCCGGCCCGGTCGTGGCGGTCGGGGTAAGCACCACtccgggagggggcgggggaggGGCCGACCGAGGAAGCAAGCAAAGATGgagaaggaagaggaagaggaggacgaaGAGTACGAGCATCTGATGGCCGCtgtggaggaggacgaggatgaGCAGCCGCAGAGTAACGGCGATCAGAAAACCAGCAAGGACTCTG ATCGGTCGCCAGCATCCGAGCCTCCCTCCAAGCGCGTGAAGGTGGAGGAAGCGTTTGTGCTGTCGGAGCAACAACAGCAGTTGATCGGAGAAGACACGGCCAACAAGAAGCTGTGGGACGAGGCCCTGGGACACCTCGCAGAGGGACCA AACTTCCTGCGTAAGATGGAGCAGATCTTCATGTGCATTTGCTGCCAGGAGCTGGCCTTCCAGCCCATCACCACCGTCTGCTCCCACAATGTTTGCAAG ACTTGCCTCCAGCGCTCGTTCCGGGCGGAGGTGTACACCTGCCCCGCCTGCCGCCACGACCTGGGCAAGGACTACGTCATGACGCAAAACAAGACGCTACAGGTTCTGCTGGACCAGTTTTTTCCCGGCTACACGAAGGGCCGATGA
- the oaz1b gene encoding LOW QUALITY PROTEIN: ornithine decarboxylase antizyme 1b (The sequence of the model RefSeq protein was modified relative to this genomic sequence to represent the inferred CDS: deleted 1 base in 1 codon), producing MVKSNLQRILNSHCFAREKEGKQQAPTTMADLSSGICDMIANLSMHCSSSTRGPGPLWCSDAPLPPLKIPGGRGNGTRDHAPAARLLHSDLKLTVSEEPAGSGRPGILHFQSHVTVTKTVQWDAVVSSSALFVEIPLDPLPEGSKESLASLLEYAEEHLKVVSVFVCFYKNRDDRAKLVRTFSFLGFEIVKPGHALVPPRPDVLFMAYNFDRDSSDEE from the exons ATGGTAAAATCCAACCTCCAGCGGATCCTAAACAGTCATTGCTTTGCTCGCGAAAAGGAAGGAAAACAACAGGCTCCCACTACCATGGCGGATTTGAGTAGCGGTATTTGTGACATGATTGCGAA TCTGTCCATGCACTGTAGTAGTAGTACCCGCGGCCCGGGGCCTCTGTGGTGCTCC GATGCCCCTCTCCCACCCCTGAAGATCCCAGGTGGGCGAGGGAATGGCACACGGGATCACGCTCCTGCAGCTCGGTTGCTCCACTCA GACCTGAAGTTGACCGTTAGTGAGGAGCCGGCGGGCAGTGGTCGCCCCGGGATACTCCACTTCCAAAGTCATGTCACCGTCACCAAGACGGTTCAATGGGACGCTGTCGTGAGCAGCAGCGCTCTCTTCGTGGAAATCCCTCTCGACCCGCTGCCTGAAGGCAGCAAGGAGAG CTTAGCGTCTCTGCTGGAATACGCTGAAGAACATCTGAAAGTAGTCAGCGTGTTTGTCTGCTTCTACAAGAACAGGGATGACCGTG ccAAACTGGTGCGAACGTTCAGTTTCCTGGGCTTCGAGATCGTGAAACCGGGCCACGCCCTCGTCCCGCCTCGACCCGACGTTCTCTTCATGGCCTACAATTTCGACAGGGACTCCTCCGACGAGGAGTAG